One uncultured Fretibacterium sp. DNA window includes the following coding sequences:
- a CDS encoding YicC/YloC family endoribonuclease, whose translation MFLSMTGFGRSSRDFPWGVVTFELTSVNHRYQDFSVRLPRELASLESWMVASLRSAIRRGKVRLSADVAWNPGARSPVLDERALLSCFEKVQELSKGMGLPAPSDLTAFLPVPGVCDMPDAARGAELDAEAWNGLLNEAVASLMEMKRSEGDKLLAVVEEELRAFEAVAAFLAERWKTASDGAVEALRTRIEKVVEHFGLGLDDGRLAQEVSLMSDRWDVSEELARLAAHIAKFRQTAGGGESEGRKLDFLIQEMNREVNTMGSKVGDAEFRWGVVEAKSCLERIREQIQNVE comes from the coding sequence ATGTTTTTAAGCATGACGGGATTTGGCCGTTCCTCCCGGGATTTTCCCTGGGGGGTCGTGACGTTCGAGCTTACGTCGGTCAACCATCGGTATCAGGATTTCTCGGTGCGGCTGCCCCGCGAGCTCGCCTCGCTGGAGAGCTGGATGGTCGCCTCCCTCCGTTCCGCCATAAGGCGCGGCAAGGTGAGGCTTTCCGCGGATGTCGCCTGGAATCCCGGGGCACGGAGCCCGGTGCTGGACGAGCGGGCCCTCCTCTCCTGCTTCGAAAAAGTTCAGGAGTTGTCGAAGGGGATGGGGCTTCCGGCGCCCTCCGACCTGACGGCGTTCCTGCCCGTTCCGGGGGTCTGCGACATGCCCGATGCCGCGAGGGGGGCGGAGCTCGACGCCGAGGCGTGGAACGGGCTGCTGAATGAGGCCGTCGCCTCCCTGATGGAGATGAAGCGTTCGGAGGGGGACAAGCTGCTGGCGGTCGTAGAGGAGGAGCTGAGGGCCTTCGAGGCCGTTGCGGCGTTCCTCGCCGAGCGGTGGAAAACGGCCTCGGATGGGGCCGTCGAGGCCCTCAGAACCCGAATCGAGAAGGTCGTGGAGCATTTTGGACTGGGGCTCGACGACGGACGGCTCGCCCAGGAGGTCTCCCTCATGTCCGATCGCTGGGACGTCTCGGAGGAGCTGGCGCGCCTCGCCGCCCACATCGCCAAGTTCCGTCAGACGGCCGGGGGCGGGGAGTCCGAGGGGCGCAAACTGGACTTTCTGATCCAGGAGATGAACCGCGAGGTCAACACGATGGGCTCCAAGGTGGGGGACGCCGAGTTCCGGTGGGGGGTCGTCGAGGCGAAATCGTGCCTCGAGCGGATCCGGGAGCAGATACAGAACGTGGAATAA
- the coaBC gene encoding bifunctional phosphopantothenoylcysteine decarboxylase/phosphopantothenate--cysteine ligase CoaBC, which produces MDEPDPRALGRRMIGWKRARRILLCVTGGIAAYKIPELVSRLRRLDCEVEIFMTRAAERLVSPLALSTLSGRRVWRQDDFLSCERGFEIPHIRVSDWAEVVVVAPCTANTASDLAHGRGESLVSSALLAARVPVLLFPAMNVHMFEHPATQQNLRVLSERGVRVVDPAFGSLACGYEGKGRLPETDLILEELFRALAPKRDMEGVRLLVTAGPTREYLDPVRYLSNPSTGRMGIAMARTAWYRGAEVKLVLGPVDGTGTLHGLEVRRVVSALEMYDAVMEGADWASCVVKAAAVGDYRARDRSARKIKREGRETVSIELEQNPDIAAEVGRRKRPGQVLIGFAAETDDLLENARAKMERKGLDLIVANDVLAPGCGFGADTNTVRVLSRDEETVLSGNKEEVADGVWDLVAGRGLF; this is translated from the coding sequence GTGGACGAGCCGGATCCCCGAGCCCTCGGGCGTCGAATGATCGGCTGGAAGCGGGCCCGGCGAATCCTGCTCTGCGTGACGGGGGGCATCGCCGCGTACAAGATTCCGGAGCTGGTCAGCCGGCTGCGCAGGCTGGACTGCGAGGTGGAGATCTTCATGACGCGCGCTGCGGAACGGCTCGTCAGCCCCCTTGCGCTCTCCACTCTGTCGGGCCGCCGGGTCTGGCGCCAGGACGATTTCCTCTCCTGCGAACGGGGGTTCGAGATCCCGCATATCCGTGTCTCGGATTGGGCGGAGGTCGTCGTCGTCGCCCCCTGTACGGCCAACACCGCTTCGGACCTGGCCCACGGGAGGGGAGAGAGCCTGGTCTCGTCGGCCCTGCTTGCCGCGAGGGTCCCGGTCCTTCTGTTCCCTGCGATGAACGTGCACATGTTCGAGCATCCCGCGACGCAGCAGAACCTGCGCGTCCTGTCGGAGCGGGGGGTTCGCGTGGTCGACCCCGCTTTCGGCTCTCTGGCCTGCGGTTACGAGGGCAAGGGGCGGCTGCCGGAGACGGACCTGATCCTGGAGGAGCTGTTCCGTGCCCTGGCCCCGAAACGGGACATGGAGGGCGTCCGTCTTCTGGTGACCGCGGGGCCGACCCGGGAGTACCTCGACCCGGTCCGCTACCTTTCCAACCCCAGCACGGGCCGGATGGGGATCGCCATGGCCCGCACGGCGTGGTATCGCGGCGCCGAGGTGAAGCTGGTTCTGGGGCCGGTCGATGGGACGGGGACGCTCCATGGGCTGGAGGTTCGCCGCGTCGTCTCGGCCCTCGAGATGTACGATGCGGTCATGGAGGGGGCGGACTGGGCCTCCTGCGTGGTGAAGGCCGCCGCGGTGGGCGACTATCGCGCAAGGGACCGATCCGCCCGCAAGATCAAGCGGGAGGGGCGGGAGACGGTCTCCATCGAGCTCGAGCAGAACCCGGACATCGCGGCGGAGGTCGGGCGGCGCAAGAGGCCGGGGCAGGTCCTGATCGGCTTCGCGGCGGAGACCGACGACCTTCTGGAGAACGCGCGCGCGAAGATGGAGCGGAAGGGCCTGGACCTGATCGTGGCCAACGACGTGCTGGCGCCCGGGTGCGGGTTCGGGGCGGATACCAATACGGTGCGCGTGCTTTCCCGCGACGAGGAGACGGTCCTCTCGGGAAACAAGGAGGAGGTCGCCGACGGGGTCTGGGATCTCGTCGCCGGACGGGGCCTGTTTTAG
- a CDS encoding DNA-directed RNA polymerase subunit omega has translation MKFYDLDALENKCGTDNKYKITALVAARARWLSEHKTVEEDLSVNEKYLSMALLEFEKGEVPEEWTSRIPEPSGVE, from the coding sequence ATGAAGTTTTACGACCTCGACGCGCTCGAGAATAAATGCGGGACCGACAACAAGTACAAGATCACGGCTCTGGTGGCGGCCAGGGCCCGGTGGCTGAGCGAGCATAAAACGGTGGAGGAGGACCTTTCGGTCAACGAGAAATATCTGTCGATGGCCCTGCTGGAGTTCGAGAAGGGGGAGGTCCCCGAGGAGTGGACGAGCCGGATCCCCGAGCCCTCGGGCGTCGAATGA
- the gmk gene encoding guanylate kinase: protein MKAKERGTLFVLSGPSGVGKGTLRARALEDIQGLTYSVSCTTRPPRPGDREGVDYRFVSEDEFSRMVEQGRFLEYAKVHGGPRYGTLREDVERELDAGRDVLLEIDVQGALQVRSLIPDAVTIFVLPPSEEELERRLRGRRTETEAELRARLESARRELEEAPKYDHVLVNDDLDEASAALRKMVMDSREGRLRR, encoded by the coding sequence ATGAAGGCGAAGGAAAGGGGAACGCTTTTTGTCCTCTCGGGGCCCAGCGGTGTGGGCAAGGGGACGCTGCGGGCCCGTGCGCTGGAGGATATCCAGGGGCTGACCTACTCCGTCTCCTGTACGACGCGCCCTCCACGGCCAGGGGACCGCGAGGGGGTGGACTACCGTTTCGTCTCCGAGGACGAGTTTTCGAGGATGGTGGAGCAGGGGCGGTTTCTGGAGTACGCCAAAGTCCATGGCGGCCCCCGCTACGGGACCCTGAGGGAGGACGTCGAGCGCGAGCTGGACGCGGGCCGGGACGTGCTTCTGGAGATCGACGTCCAGGGGGCCCTGCAGGTCCGTTCCCTCATCCCCGACGCCGTCACGATCTTCGTCCTTCCCCCCTCGGAGGAGGAGCTGGAGCGCAGGCTGCGGGGACGCCGTACCGAGACGGAGGCGGAGCTCAGGGCCCGGCTGGAGAGCGCCAGGCGGGAGCTGGAGGAGGCCCCGAAGTATGATCATGTCCTGGTGAACGACGATCTGGACGAGGCCTCGGCGGCCCTCAGAAAAATGGTTATGGATTCCAGGGAAGGCAGGTTGCGGAGATGA